A genomic stretch from Acidobacteriota bacterium includes:
- a CDS encoding phosphoribosylaminoimidazolesuccinocarboxamide synthase, with protein MSRAILTTDLPGLPSPRRGKVRDIYDLGDRLLLVATDRISAYDWVLSPGIPDKGKILHQISTFWFRRLADVVPNHLLDEAENDLPAEVARAVSGRAAWVQKTEVIPFECVARGYLAGSGYREYVAGGTVCGLPLPPGLRRADRLPQPIFTPATKAEEGHDENVSFAVMADALGSDLSTRLRNLTLDLYRQGAEHAAKQGILLADTKFEFGLLDGEILLIDEVLTPDSSRYWEADRWTPGEEPTSFDKQFVRNWLDTTDWDKASAPPKLPPEVLAGTRERYLEAFRRITGKEPHLSPAG; from the coding sequence ATGAGCCGTGCGATTCTGACCACCGACCTCCCCGGCCTGCCGTCGCCTCGGCGCGGCAAGGTACGCGACATCTACGACCTGGGTGACCGGCTGCTGCTGGTGGCGACGGATCGCATCTCGGCCTACGATTGGGTGCTCTCGCCGGGCATTCCGGACAAGGGCAAGATCCTGCATCAGATCTCCACCTTCTGGTTCCGCCGCCTCGCCGACGTGGTGCCGAACCACCTGCTGGACGAAGCGGAGAACGACCTGCCGGCGGAGGTGGCGCGGGCCGTCAGCGGCCGGGCCGCGTGGGTCCAGAAGACAGAGGTCATCCCCTTCGAATGCGTCGCCCGCGGCTATCTGGCCGGCAGCGGCTACCGGGAGTACGTGGCCGGCGGCACCGTTTGCGGCCTGCCGCTGCCGCCGGGCCTACGCCGCGCAGATCGCTTGCCGCAGCCCATCTTCACCCCGGCCACCAAGGCCGAGGAGGGGCACGACGAGAACGTCTCCTTCGCGGTGATGGCCGACGCCCTTGGCTCCGATCTCTCCACCCGCCTGCGCAATCTCACCCTGGACCTTTATCGCCAAGGTGCCGAGCATGCGGCGAAGCAGGGCATCCTGCTGGCGGACACCAAATTCGAGTTCGGGCTGCTCGATGGCGAAATCCTCCTGATCGACGAAGTGCTCACCCCGGACTCCTCCCGCTACTGGGAAGCGGACCGCTGGACCCCCGGCGAAGAGCCCACCTCTTTTGACAAGCAGTTCGTCCGCAACTGGCTCGATACCACCGACTGGGACAAAGCCTCTGCCCCGCCGAAACTGCCACCGGAGGTGTTGGCGGGGACCCGGGAGCGGTATCTGGAGGCGTTCCGGCGGATTACGGGTAAGGAACCGCACTTGTCACCGGCGGGCTAG